One Methanosarcinales archaeon DNA segment encodes these proteins:
- a CDS encoding DUF115 domain-containing protein — MKFEDWEPIYLEIIRDMGYDRVKDEYSARKLSDMLSGMAPSGIVSLDSLQALIKAKDVLICGNASTLKAELNDIDLINYFIIAADGATEVLIKKGVVPDIIVTDLDGDIETEIEASRKGAIMVVHAHGDNIHVIGQVLPGLYNIIGSTQVAPLENVYNFGGFTDGDRCVFLARSFCASSITMIGFDFDDINVSAIKKKKLGWARKLIDIAMEKKQS, encoded by the coding sequence ATGAAATTTGAAGACTGGGAACCCATATATCTGGAAATAATCAGGGATATGGGTTATGACCGTGTAAAGGATGAGTATTCTGCCAGAAAGTTATCAGATATGCTCTCTGGCATGGCCCCATCCGGAATTGTATCGTTAGACAGCCTTCAGGCATTGATCAAAGCAAAAGATGTTTTGATCTGTGGCAATGCATCTACCCTTAAAGCTGAACTGAATGATATTGATTTGATTAATTATTTTATTATAGCTGCCGATGGGGCCACTGAAGTACTTATTAAAAAAGGCGTTGTTCCTGATATCATTGTAACAGACCTGGATGGGGATATTGAAACAGAGATAGAAGCCAGCCGAAAAGGGGCTATTATGGTCGTTCATGCACATGGAGATAATATCCATGTCATCGGCCAGGTATTACCCGGGCTTTACAATATTATTGGTTCTACCCAGGTAGCACCTCTTGAGAATGTGTACAACTTCGGGGGCTTTACAGATGGGGATCGTTGTGTATTTCTTGCACGTAGTTTTTGTGCTTCCAGCATAACAATGATCGGATTCGATTTCGATGACATCAATGTTTCTGCTATTAAAAAGAAAAAATTGGGTTGGGCCAGAAAACTTATTGACATTGCAATGGAAAAAAAACAGTCATGA